The Archocentrus centrarchus isolate MPI-CPG fArcCen1 chromosome 7, fArcCen1, whole genome shotgun sequence genome window below encodes:
- the LOC115782535 gene encoding NLR family CARD domain-containing protein 3-like, with the protein MNVLEEEEDRARSHYLSVASDFSKDDPPYFNSEPGPSDTKGQHPRHRTGSSGSGYLSMSDWSNDLPPVFSNEPGPSDTKAQQPPHRTDSSGLGCLSVRSNISKEDPPFFNNEPGPSDTKEETRKPVSVAKQLPCQDVSTDPVCGHRSTSSCDQSASSVAGLQEVLDEHKFRLRKRCECVTEGSDKTGRATFLNRIYTDLYITEGQSEEVQTQHEVRQLETGSKMKTLHDTPIKCHDIFKAFQQRAIRVVLTNGVAGVGKTFSVQKFALDWAEGLENQDISVVILLSFRELNLIRDQQFSLLDLLRVFHPTLQKVTSEKLAVCKLLFIFDGLDESRLSLDFANRKLVSDVTQKSPISELLTNLINGNLLPTALVWITSRPAAASQIPPRCVDRVTEVRGFTDAQKEEYFRKRVSDELSSRIIFHIKSSRSLHIMCGIPVFCWITATVLEHMLTTEQRGELPKTMTDMYSHFLLVQIKRKKQKYQQVYAKSPQELIEVDRRDLLKLGRLAFKHLEKGNIMFYQEDLEQCDLDVTEASVYSGLCTEIFKRESVIFQKSVYCFVHLSIQEFLAAVYIFHCFTNREKKVLEDFLIPKCSKISKNFGNKTGPVLFLDNFLSRVMEKSLESKNGHLDLFVRFLHGLCLESNQRLLRDLLGQKKNDPDIIQKAINNLKEMNTHKISPDRSLNIFHCLMEMNDLSVNQEIQEFLKSGRRSLKRLSVIHCSALAYVLQMSEEVLDELDLNSYNTTLEGKQRLIPAVRNCRKAQFSSCELSEAHCEVVASALKSNPSHLTELNLSFNKLQESAVKLLSAGLENPNCRLETLRLKGCRLSAVSCASLVSALNSNPFHLRDLDLSVNTLQDSGVKQMCGFLGNPHCSLEVLRLKSGNMSAISCASLVSALKCSHSCLRELDLSQNNLQDSDVKQLLELVESPHYGLETLSWE; encoded by the exons ATGAATGttctggaggaagaggaggacagagcacGATCCCATTATTTGTCTGTGGCTAGTGACTTTTCCAAAGATGATCCTCCATACTTCAACAGTGAACCTGGACCCTCAGACACAAA AGGTCAGCATCCCAGACACAGAACAGGCTCTTCAGGATCAGGTTACCTGTCTATGAGTGACTGGTCCAATGATCTTCCTCCAGTCTTCAGCAATGAACCTGGACCTTCAGACACAAA AGCTCAGCAGCCCCCACACAGAACAGACTCTTCAGGATTaggctgtctgtctgtgaggaGTAACATCTCCAAAGAAGACCCTCCATTCTTCAACAATGAACCCGGACCCTCGGATACAAA AGAAGAGACAAGGAAACCTGTTTCTGTGGCAAAGCAGCTGCCCTGTCAGGATGTCTCCACGGATCCAGTCTGTGGACACCGGTCCACCTCATCCTGTGATCAGTCTGCTTCATCAG TTGCTGGTCTACAGGAAGTTTTAGATGAACATAAGTTCAGACTAAGGAAGAGATGTGAATGCGTGACTGAAGGAAgtgataaaacaggaagagcaaCCTTCCTGAACAGAATCTACACAGACCtttacatcacagagggacagagtgaAGAGGTTCAGACCCAAcatgaggtgaggcagctggagacaGGTTCCAAGATGAAGACCCTCCATGACACTCCGATTAAGTGCCACGACATCTTTAAAGCCTTCCAACAGAGAGCCATCAGAGTGGTTCTGACAAACGGTGTTGCTGGCGTTGGAAAAACCTTCTCAGTGCAGAAGTTCGCTCTGGACTGGGCGGAGGGCTTGGAGAACCAGGACATCAGTGTGGTGattctgctttcattcaggGAGCTGAACCTGATCAGAGATCAGCAGTTCAGTCTTCTGGACCTGCTCCGTGTTTTCCATCCAACATTGCAGAAGGTCACATCAGAGAAGCTCGCTGTCTGTAAACTTCTGTTCATCTTTGACGGTCTGGATGAAAGCAGACTTTCACTGGATTTCGCCAACAGGAAGCTCGtgtctgatgtcacacagaagTCACCAATCAGcgagctgctgacaaacctcatcaacGGGAATCTACTTCCCACGGCTCTCGTCTGGATAACTTCTCGACCCGCAGCAGCCAGTCAGATCCCTCCTAGATGTGTTGACAGGGTAACAGAAGTACGAGGCTTCACGGATGCTCAGAaagaggagtacttcaggaagagagtCAGTGATGAGCTGTCCAGCAGAATCATCTTCCATATTAAGTCATCcagaagcctccacatcatgtgtggaatcccagtcttctgctggatcactgccaCAGTTCTGGAGCACATGTTgaccacagagcagagaggagagctgcccaagaccatGACTGACATGTACTCACATTTTCTGTTGGTTCAGATAAAAAGGAAGAAGCAAAAGTACCAACAGGTTTATGCAAAGAGTCCACAGGAGCTGATTGAGGTTGACAGAAGAGATCTTCTGAAGCTGGGGAGGCTGGCATTTAAACATCTGGAGAAAGGAAACATCATGTTCTACCAAGAAGACCTGGAGCAGTGTGAtctggatgtgacagaggcctCGGTGTATTCGGGACTTTGTACAGAGATCTTCAAAAGAGAGAGTGTGATCTTCCAGAAATCAGTCTACTGCTTTGTTCATCTGAgcattcaggagtttctggctgcagtcTACATATTCCACTGTTTCACCAACAGGGAGAAAAAAGTACTGGAGGACTTCCTAATCCCAAAGTGTTCTAAGATTTCTAAGAATTTTGGAAACAAAACTGGCCCTGTCCTATTTTTGGATAACTTCCTGAGCAGAGTTATGGAGAAATCCCTTGAAAGTAAAAACGGTCACCTggacctgtttgttcgctttCTTCATGGCCTTTGTCTGGAATCCAACCAGAGACTTTTAAGAGACCTGCTAGGTCAGAAAAAGAATGATCCAGACATCATCCAGAAAGCCATCAACAACTTGAAGGAGATGAACACCCACAAAATATCTCCTGACAGAAGTCTCAACATCTTCCACTGTCTGATGGAGATGAACGACCTCTCGGTAAATCAGGAGATTCAAGAGTTCCTGAAGTCAGGAAGGAGATCACTGAAGAGACTCTCTGTGATCCACTGCTCAGCTCTGGCCTACGTGCTCCAAATGTCAGAGGAGGTTCTGGATGAGTTGGACCTGAACAGCTATAACACAACACTGGAAGGCAAACAGAGGCTGATCCCAGCTGTGAGAAACTGCAGAAAAGCTCA ATTTTCTAGCTGTGAACTCTCAGAAGCTCACTGTGAAGTCGTGgcctcagctctgaagtccaacccctcccatctgacagAGCTGAACCTGAGCTTTAACAAGCTGCAGGAGTCCGCAGTGAAACTGCTGTCTGCTGGACTGGAGAATCCAAACTGCAGACtggagactctgag ACTGAAGGGCTGCAGGTTGTCAGCGGTCAGCTGTGCTTCTCTGGTCTCAGCTCTAAATTCCAACCCCTTCCATCTGAGAGATTTGGACCTGAGTGTCAACACACTGCaagattcaggagtgaagcagaTGTGCGGCTTTCTGGGGAATCCACACTGTAGTCTGGAAGTACTGAG ATTGAAGAGCGGCAACATGTCAGCAATCAGCTGTGCCTCTTTGGTCTCCGCTTTAAAGTGCAGCCACTCCTGCCTGAGGGAGCTGGACCTGAGCCAAAACAACCTACAGGATTCAGatgtgaagcagctgctggagctTGTGGAGAGTCCACACTATGGACtggagactctgag ctgGGAGTGA